A single window of Gossypium hirsutum isolate 1008001.06 chromosome A10, Gossypium_hirsutum_v2.1, whole genome shotgun sequence DNA harbors:
- the LOC107895533 gene encoding uncharacterized protein, producing MRTSPSICTLSQDNEADLRDLITDALEFLNEAFPDGNTTPTTYYEAKNKNSAPNLMYVKIDACPNDCMLYWGDASKKISCDVCKSSMWQSSNKLDADEQVDGSCRRPKPAKVLRYFPLIPRLKRLFQSSKTSQSMRWHKEGQTKDGILRHPADDSAWDAFDKRFPDFASNPRNVRLGLASDEFNPFRTMSTSHSTWPVLLIPYNLEPWACMKQSSLILSMVIPGEKGPGNDIDVYMQPLIKELKQLWTGVDAFDSSASKSFTLRACLLWTINDFPAYANLAGWSTKGQSREFDGTIEFGVALIPQSGEDILREVECVNFIYGKARKRDKEELDEGLIELDVDEGCNLVNNFEELRYNLLRHNLDVMHIEKNVCDNIVGTLLNLSRGGKDNISRHARTYKIWASENLKVLDGYASNISRCVNLKEHKLSNLKSHDGHILMQDLLPICLRGVVEKKVLSVITNLSDFFKRLCAKSLDPQEVDQLQVQVVLTLCETEKIFPPSFFTIMTHLIIHLPMEAKLGGPVQYRYLMGLKALVQNRAYPKGSIAEGYIVSECLTFYSRYFSDVETIFSRPPRNDGYIQKWYIFSSRRRPIDTMNTKILDMRSLAQANRYVLLYSDKLSPYRQ from the exons ATGAGAACTTCTCCGTCAATTTGTACGTTGTCACAAGATAACGAAGCCGATTTAAGAGATCTCATAACGGATGCTCTAG AGTTTTTAAATGAGGCATTTCCAGATGGAAACACAACCCCGACTACATACTATGAAGCAAAGAATAAGAATTCTGCAccaaatcttatgtacgtgaagATTGATGCATGCCCAAATGATTGTATGTTATATTGGGGCGATGCTAGTAAAAAGATCAGTTGTGATGTTTGTAAAAGCTCAATGTGGCAATCTTCTAATAAGTTGGATGCAGATGAACAAGTTGATGGTAGTTGTCGCCGTCCTAAGCCTGCCAAGGTATTACGGTACTTTCCTTTGATTCCTAGACTTAAAAGATTATTTCAATCTTCCAAGACATCACAATCCATGAGATGGCATAAAGAAGGACAAACCAAAGATGGTATATTGAGACATCCAGCAGACGATTCTGCTTGGGATGCGTTTGATAAGAGGTTTCCTGATTTTGCATCTAATCCTCGCAATGTTAGGCTAGGTTTGGCTAGTGACGAATTCAATCCATTTCGAACAATGAGTACAAGTCACAGTACATGGCCCGTACTTCTTATTCCTTATAATTTGGAACCTTGGGCATGCATGAAACAATCATCACTGATACTCTCAATGGTTATCCCTGGTGAAAAAGGACCTGGCAACGACATTGATGTCTACATGCAGCCTCTAATTAAAGAGTTGAAGCAACTGTGGACAGGAGTTGATGCTTTTGATTCATCAGCTTCCAAATCTTTCACTTTACGGGCTTGTCTTCTTTGGACAATCAATGATTTCCCAGCTTACGCCAATCTTGCAGGGTGGAGTACAAAAGGTCAG AGTCGTGAATTTGATGGAACTATAGAGTTTGGGGTAGCTCTTATACCACAATCTGGGGAAGATATCTTAAGGGAAGTTGAATGTGTAAATTTTATTTACGGAAAAGCTCGAAAGAGGGATAAAGAAGAACTAGATGAAGGGTTGATAGAACTTGATGTAGACGAGGGGTGTAATTTGGTTAACAACTTTGAAGAATTG CGTTACAATCTACTTCGGCATAACTTGGATGTCATGCACATCGAGAAGAACGTATGTGACAATATCGTTGGCACCCTTCTTAATCTATCACGCGGTGGTAAAGATAATATATCAAGGCACGCAAGGACCTACAAGATATGGGCATCAGAA AACTTGAAGGTACTAGATGGTTATGCATCAAACATATCTCGATGCGTGAATTTGAAAGAGCACAAGTTGAGCAACCTTAAAAGTCATGACGGTCACATTCTTATGCAAGATTTGCTTCCTATATGCTTAAGAGGAGTTGTAGAAAAGAAGGTGCTAAGTGTTATTACAAATCTATCAGATTTCTTTAAGAGATTATGTGCAAAAAGTCTTGATCCACAAGAAGTTGATCAACTTCAAGTACAAGTCGTATTAACACTTTGTGAAACGGAGAAAATATTTCCTCCAAGTTTTTTCACAATTATGACTCATTTAATTATTCATTTGCCGATGGAGGCTAAGCTTGGTGGACCTGTTCAATACAG GTATCTTATGGGATTGAAAGCTTTGGTGCAAAATAGAGCTTATCCCAAAGGTTCTATTGCTGAAGGGTACATAGTTTCAGAATGTCTTACATTTTACTCCCGTTATTTTTCTGATGTTGAAACTATATTTTCCCGTCCTCCAAGGAATGATGGATATATTCAAAaatggtacattttctcttctagAAGACGTCCAATTGACACCATGAACACAAAGATATTGGACATGCGATCTCTTGCACAAGCAAACCGCTATGTTTTATTGTATAGCGATAAGTTATCACCATATCGTCAGTGA